A genomic segment from Papilio machaon chromosome 10, ilPapMach1.1, whole genome shotgun sequence encodes:
- the LOC106717498 gene encoding ras-related protein Rab-40C: MFTTTGMVAAPQQATNQVAQNGSTTLPRSHHQRTGRPPAAPKSYDYLLKVLLVGDSDVGKQEILQDLEDGSADSPFCSGSAYKTTTILLDGKRVKLQLWDTSGQGRFCTIIRSYSRGAQGILLVYDITNKWSFDSIDRWLEEVEKHAPGVPKVLVGNRLHLAFKRQVQERDAELYAAKNHMAFFEVSPLCDFNIRESFCELSRMALHRNGMERLWRSNKVLSLQELCCRAIVARTSVYGLERLPLPTTLKSHLKSYAISAAPSRHRARPPKHPHNTRLNCTGRNSCTIT, translated from the exons ATGTTTACGACGACAGGAATGGTAGCAGCACCACAGCAAGCGACTAACCAGGTCGCGCAAAATGGCAGCACCACATTACCTCGATCTCATCATCAAAGAACAg GCAGACCACCAGCAGCTCCTAAATCATATGACTATCTCCTGAAGGTGCTACTTGTGGGGGACTCTGATGTAGGCAAACAGGAAATTCTTCAAGACTTAGAGGATGGATCTGCGGATTCACCTTTCTGCAGTGGAAGtg CttataaaacaacaacaatCTTATTGGACGGTAAAAGAGTGAAGCTACAGCTATGGGATACCTCTGGCCAAGGACGTTTCTGTACAATTATTCGCTCATACTCTCGTGGTGCTCAAGGTATCCTGCTAGTCTACgatataacaaacaaatggTCTTTTGACAGCATAGATAGGTGGCTCGAAGAAGTTGAAAAG CATGCACCGGGTGTACCTAAAGTGTTAGTCGGTAACCGATTGCACCTTGCATTCAAACGTCAAGTACAAGAGCGCGACGCTGAACTGTATGCAGCCAAGAACCACATGGCTTTCTTTGAAGTCAGCCCACTCTGTGACTTTAATATTCGTGAGAGCTTCTGTGAACTGTCCCGCATGGCCCTACACAGGAATGGCATGGAGAGACTCTGGAGAAGTAATAaag TTCTCAGTCTTCAAGAGTTGTGTTGTCGTGCAATTGTGGCGCGTACGTCCGTGTATGGGCTGGAACGACTGCCATTACCGACCACGTTGAAGTCTCATCTCAAGTCGTACGCGATATCGGCTGCCCCCAGTAGACATCGAGCCCGGCCACCGAAGCACCCTCATAACACCCGACTCAACTGCACAGGTCGGAACTCTTGTACTATTACGTGA
- the LOC106717549 gene encoding serine hydroxymethyltransferase, whose amino-acid sequence MSKMNGKLFKQCYSTAISKFYPTSGSLVENSINSAQRNINFKTFVSKKFIHNSAIMNSLLNGNLWDTDPELFEIIKKEKQRQRHGLEMIASENFTSVPVLQCLSSCLHNKYSEGMPHQRYYGGNEYIDEIEILAQKRSLEAFRLSGEQWGVNVQPYSGSPANFAVYTGVVEPHGRIMGLDLPDGGHLTHGFFTATKKISATSIFFESMPYKVDPKTGLIDYDKLAETAKLFKPRLIIAGISCYSRCLDYKRFRQIADENGSYLLADMAHVSGLVAAGVIPSPFEYCDIVTTTTHKTLRGPRAGVIFFRKGVRSVNANGTKVMYDFENKINQAVFPGLQGGPHNHAIAAIATTMKQSISPEFIEYQKQVIKNAKRLCEGLMSRGYDIATGGTDVHLVLVDMRSAGLSGARAERILELCSIACNKNTVPGDKSALNPSGIRLGTPALTTRGLKETDIDRVVDFIDKALKLGQEITKISGPKIVDFNKAIEENAELNKKVANLRAEVEKFSATFQLPGYETY is encoded by the exons ATGTCAAAAATGAATggtaaattattcaaacagtGTTACAGTACAGCGATCTCAAAATTTTATCCAACTTCGGGGTCACTGGTAGAGAACAGTATAAATTCAGCACAGAGGAATATAAACTTTAAG ACTTTTGTATCAAAGAAGTTCATACATAATTCAGCAATTATGAACAGTCTTCTGAATGGTAATTTGTGGGACACGGATCCCGAGCTGTtcgaaataataaagaaagaaaagcaGCGGCAACGACATGGCTTGGAGATGATTGCCTCCGAAAATTTTACATCAGTACCAGTACTACAATGCCTCAGTTCCTGTCTTCACAATAAGTATTCAGAAGGCATGCCACATCAAAG ATACTATGGAGGAAATGAATACATAgatgaaatagaaatattagcACAAAAACGATCCCTTGAAGCATTTAGATTGAGTGGTGAGCAGTGGGGTGTCAATGTTCAGCCATACTCAG GTTCTCCGGCTAACTTTGCCGTTTATACTGGTGTTGTGGAACCACATGGAAGGATTATGGGATTAGATCTACCAGATGGTGGTCATCTTACACATGGATTCTTCACTGCTACTAAGAAAATCTCCGCCACCTCTATCTTCTTTGAAAGCATGCCTTACAAG GTGGATCCTAAAACTGGCTTAATAGATTACGACAAGTTGGCAGAAACTGCAAAGTTATTCAAGCCTCGTTTAATAATAGCTGGTATCAGTTGCTACTCTCGTTGTTTGGATTATAAACGATTCAGACAAATTGCTGATGAAAATGGCTCATATTTGCTGGCTGATATGGCACATGTGTCAGGACTTGTAGCTGCAG gtgTCATTCCAAGTCCTTTCGAATATTGTGACATCGTTACAACTACGACGCACAAAACATTAAGAGGCCCAAGAGCGGGAGTGATTTTCTTCCGCAAAGGTGTTCGATCGGTGAATGCAAATGGCACTAAAGTCATGTATGATTTTGAGAACAAGATAAACCAGGCTGTATTCCCCGGCCTGCAGGGTGGTCCTCATAACCATGCTATTGCAGCTATCGCTACAACTATGAAACAATCAATTTCGCCAGAATTCATTGAATATCAAAAACAA GTAATAAAGAATGCAAAGCGGTTATGTGAGGGTCTGATGTCACGTGGTTATGACATCGCAACTGGCGGTACTGATGTACATCTGGTGCTAGTTGACATGCGGAGCGCTGGATTGAGTGGTGCGCGCGCTGAACGCATCCTCGAGTTGTGCAGCATCGCCTGCAACAAGAACACCGTACCTGGTGACAAGAGTGCACTCAACCCTAGTGGCATACGACTTG GTACTCCTGCATTGACCACACGTGGCCTTAAGGAAACCGACATTGATAGGGTAGTTGATTTTATCGACAAGGCTCTTAAACTTGGGCAAGAGATCACAAAAATATCAGGTCCGAAAATAGTTGATTTCAACAAAGCTATAGAAGAAAACGCTGAGCTCAATAAAAAGGTAGCTAACCTTAGGGCCGAGGTGGAAAAATTCAGCGCGACATTCCAATTGCCTGGCTATGAAACCTATTAA
- the LOC106717505 gene encoding uncharacterized protein LOC106717505, which yields MFDNPKECKLLNKMIRRVNNFLFFFNLRQGTILIAVHQIALSSFILIILLVGISHVGEMLTLLHNDMEDDAERRGFYEVAYGNQLRFHEGDVISTNNQRRFANAQYLASVTVIVLYTSTILTSIYLMCSISLLHGAVKYKKEYIFPWIVAAMIDLLLLISAIIIGDGYPCVINLFNGHNMYHFTCALFVASFVYAICAVISFSMEVSAMQCARHFADERGERLLLLDHAAHSSLLSAAQLNKLSHGTRTHFV from the exons atgttcGATAACCCAAAggaatgtaaattattaaacaaaatgataagACGTGTGAACAATTTTCTgttctttttcaatttacgtCAAGGCACAATTCTTATTGCCGTCCATCAAATT gcGCTATcatcatttattttgataatactGTTAGTTGGCATTTCTCATGTTGGCGAAATGCTTACTTTGCTTCATAATGACATGGAAGACGATGCTGAGAGGCGAGGGTTCTACGAAGTAGCTTATGGTAACCAGTTGAGATTTCACGAGGGCGATGTTATTAGCACTAATAATCAACGGAGATTTGCTAATGCCCAATATCTAGCATCTG TAACAGTGATAGTTCTCTACACCAGCACGATTCTGACTTCGATATATTTGATGTGTTCCATTTCGCTGCTCCACGGAGCCGTCAAGTACAAGAAGGAGTACATATTCCCATGGATTGTAGCAGCAATGATTGATCTGTTACTGTTGATATCAGCCATCATTATCGGAGACGGGTACCCGTGTGTCATCAATCTTTTCAATGGTCACAACATGTACC ACTTCACGTGTGCGCTGTTCGTGGCATCATTTGTGTACGCGATCTGCGCTGTGATTAGTTTCTCCATGGAGGTGTCGGCAATGCAATGCGCGCGGCACTTCGCTGACGAGCGCGGAGAGCGGCTCCTACTGCTCGACCACGCTGCACACTCCAGTCTGCTCTCCGCCGCACAACTCAACAAACTCTCACACGGCACACGCACGCACTTCGTATAA